A single window of Candidatus Methylomirabilis sp. DNA harbors:
- a CDS encoding SEC-C domain-containing protein, whose protein sequence is MVLAPPYAHLLAAFSSPLIPSIESSPGTRYLVEGTRIVAERPIMRRTVERQVTVSRIPLRETSGDYPLALLIALVLATPGWSLTRRGKVLTCTLALLILTQFLSLLVNIEYTKLWPQKTAAGIVVSTDYSMAKLILFKWLYAFLQLMGRGFFALLLYFGAIALVWGRPEHQALWASVGRNAPCPCGSGLKSKRCCGG, encoded by the coding sequence ATGGTGCTTGCGCCCCCGTACGCCCACCTGCTCGCTGCTTTTTCCTCCCCCCTGATCCCCTCGATCGAATCCTCCCCCGGCACTCGCTACCTTGTGGAGGGGACCAGGATCGTCGCAGAGCGCCCCATCATGAGGCGGACCGTCGAGCGGCAGGTCACCGTCAGTCGCATCCCCCTGCGTGAGACCTCCGGCGACTACCCACTAGCACTCCTTATCGCGCTCGTGCTTGCGACGCCAGGTTGGTCGCTCACGAGACGAGGCAAGGTCCTCACCTGCACTCTCGCCCTGCTCATCCTCACCCAGTTCCTCTCGTTGCTGGTCAACATCGAGTACACTAAGCTATGGCCGCAGAAGACCGCGGCCGGTATCGTGGTTTCCACCGACTACTCGATGGCGAAGCTGATCCTGTTTAAGTGGCTCTATGCCTTCTTGCAGTTAATGGGCAGGGGCTTCTTCGCGCTGCTGCTCTACTTCGGGGCGATCGCCCTTGTGTGGGGTCGCCCGGAGCACCAGGCCTTATGGGCCTCCGTGGGCCGCAACGCGCCCTGTCCCTGCGGCAGCGGCCTGAAGTCCAAACGCTGCTGCGGGGGATAA
- a CDS encoding archaeosortase/exosortase family protein: protein MSAIRHKATQRLASLYFCLRFGLYTLLCFLFLFALDDRLVVPFTRFIAQLSYTLLKTLGAQSWVSGASVGIPGFAVEIKNNCNAIYEIGLYASAIFAYPATWLKRTLGFAMGSILLYLANLIRVLALIGIGRYFPGGFQIAHLYFFQALFLALVAACWLIWLSRIHRLA from the coding sequence ATGAGCGCGATACGGCATAAGGCCACCCAGCGCCTGGCGAGCCTGTATTTCTGTCTGCGCTTTGGCCTCTACACCCTGCTTTGCTTCCTTTTCCTGTTTGCCCTGGATGATCGGCTCGTCGTGCCGTTTACCCGTTTCATCGCCCAGCTTTCCTATACCCTCCTCAAGACCCTGGGCGCTCAGAGCTGGGTCTCAGGCGCCTCGGTCGGTATCCCCGGCTTTGCCGTCGAGATCAAGAACAACTGTAACGCCATCTATGAGATCGGCCTGTACGCCTCAGCGATCTTTGCCTACCCTGCGACTTGGTTAAAGCGTACCCTGGGATTCGCGATGGGCTCCATCCTGCTCTATCTCGCCAATCTCATTCGCGTCCTTGCCCTGATCGGCATTGGTCGCTATTTTCCCGGAGGGTTTCAGATTGCCCATCTCTATTTTTTCCAGGCCCTCTTCCTCGCCCTTGTCGCCGCCTGCTGGCTTATCTGGCTTAGCCGGATTCACAGACTCGCTTAA